Genomic DNA from Mycolicibacterium helvum:
CGGCGCCGCAGAATCGCTTCTGGGCGAACGGCAGATCCTTCGACACATTCACCACCGGCACACCCGTGGCCGCGGCGCGCTCGTTAAAGGTCCGCACACTGACTGCGCACACGGGGGTGTCGACTGACGGGAAGATGTTGAGCACCAAGCCTTTTCCGTCGAATTGGCTGCTGTCGACGGAGCCGAGGTCGGTGCCGGTCAGGTCGAAGGCGGGGGCCTGGGCGCCGACGGCGGGCAGGTCTCCAACGGTGTTGATCGGGTTTCCACGCAGGGTTATCTGTGCCATGGGAACAAGTTTGTCAGGGTCGGTGTCAGGGCCGCTGGGCGGGCTTGAGAAATCGCATAAGCGCAGGTCAGAAAATCGCTTGTGGCGAAATGGTGGTAGGGTTTAGCCTCGAATCTTCAATCCTGTGCTGATCGATGGCTGCAGGCGGCGTGACGAAAGGAGGGGCATGACGATGATCACCACCACTGCTGATTTTGGCGTAGCTGGCATGGCGCATCGCACGTGGTCCTTCTCGGCCGTCGTGTCGATCCCCGCGCATAACGCTCATGCCGCTGGTGCGGCCGCCGCTATTGCGGCGCAGCGTAAGCGCCGCGCCAACGCCGCCCCGGCGATCGCGTCCGTGGACAGGAGCTTCATCTAGGAAAGCTCCCAGACACAGCCACTGGCCACGGACCCGAAGTCATAAGGATCCGTGGCCTTTGTGTTTCCACCAGATTCCTGGTCCCGGATCCCTCTGAGAAGAGATACGTACAGTCATTCGACCAGGAAGCAGGTGAGCGAGACATGTCGACATCGACAGTCCGCCAGGAGAAACTGCCGGTGTTGCCGTGCCACGTCGGGAATCCCGACTTGTGGTTCGCCGAAAGTCCGATGGACCTAGAGCACGCCAAGGTGCTCTGCGGGGAATGTCCGATCCGGCGGCAATGCCTTGCCGCCGCTCTGGAACGCGGTGAGCCCTGGGGTGTCTGGGGCGGCGAGATCATCGAACGGGGCACCGTCGTGCAGCGCAAGCGTCCGCGCGGGCGTCCCCGCAAGGAGGTCATCGCGGCCTGAGGCTTGTCGGGTCCGGCGGCGACTGAGATGTCGCCGGCCTTGCGGCTCCTGCGCTATTGCGCGGGTTCGGGCTCGGCAAACCCCGGCACCAAACGCGCGGCCAGTTCGCGCGTCGGCACGTGGGCGTCCAGCTGGCACGAGATCGCCACGGTGGACGCGATAACCCGCAGCGGAATCGCCAGCTTGGCCGGCAGATCCATCGCTCGGGCGGTCTTGATCTGCTGCGACGAGACATTCATGTTCGCCGCGGCCATCTTCTGTAGCCACCGACGGGTGTAGTGGAACACCTCGACCTCGATCGGCTCCACGTACTGGCGCAGCATGTCGTCGATTTCGCTCGCCGAGACCTGCTCACCCTTCTGGATGAAACCGACTCGTTCCATCGTGGGCAGCAGCTCGTCGTAGTTCTTGTCGCGGGCCAGGCAGATGATCTGACCGATTTCGATGGGCAACCCATCCGGCAGCGGACCGACCGCGCCGAAGTCGATGACGCCCATCCGGCCGTCCGGCAACATCATGAAGTTCCCGGGATGCGCGTCGCCGTGCATCATGCCGAGGCGGGACGGGGCATCGAAGGTGAGCTCGATAAGCCTTGTGCCGCAAAGGTCTCGCTCCTGCGGGGTGCCTTCGCGGATGATGTGCGACATCGGCACGCCGTCGATCCACTCGGTGATCATCACCTTGGGCGAGCTGGCCACCACGTGCGGCACGACGAAATGCGGATGGCCTTCGTAGGCCTTGGCGAAGGCGCGCTGGTTGTCGGACTCCAGCCGGTAGTCCAGCTCCATCTCGGTGCGTTCGATGAGCTCGTCGACCACGCCCTGCACATCCGCGCCGGGGGAGAGCTGCTTGAACACACTGACCATGCGCTGCATGGTCTTCAGGTCGGCGCGCAGCGCCTCGTCGGCGCCGGGGTACTGGATCTTGACCGCGACCTCACGGCCGTCCGACCACACCCCCTTGTGCACCTGCCCGATGCTGGCCGACGCCACCGGGGTGTCGTCGAACGAGGTGAATCGCTCGCGCCATTTGGTGCCGAGCTGGCCGTCAAGCACCCGGTGCACTTTGGCTGCGGGCAGCGGCGGGGCGTCCTTCTGCAGTTTGGTCAGGGCCTCGCGGTAGGGCTCGCCGAACTCTTCCGGGATGGCGGCCTCCATCACCGACAGTGCTTGGCCCACCTTCATGGCACCGCCCTTGAGTTCACCGAGCACGGTGAACAACTGGTTGGCGGCCTTCTCCACCAGCTCGGCGCTGACCTCGTCTTTGGATTTGCCGGTCAGTCGTTTGCCGAAGCCCAAAGCCGCCCGGCCGGCAAACCCCACCGGGATGGAGGCCAGCTTGACGTTGCGGGCCGCTCGGCCGCGCTTGATGTCTGCCACGTCCCCATCATCCCTGACGATGCCCTCCTGGCAACCAAGGATGGTCAGCAATGGCAGTTCGGATGTCGTGACCAGCGACGAGCCGAAATCGTATTGCTGGTGACGTCGATCTGCAGGGTGGTGTTCAGCGTTGCTGGCGGTGTCCCGGCGGCTTCCTGCCCGCGAACTGCGGTGATGATGCGCTGCAGCTGGCCCAGCGCGACCGCGACGGTAGCCAGCACAGTTGGCCGGTCGGCGTTGCCGATCACGTCACGTAACTGCGCGGCCACCGCCGGCCAGGCCTCGTCGCGGTCGGTGCGGTGCAAGTCGGCGCATGCCAGGCAGCTGGTGACGCCGGGGATCACCAGCGGGCCGACCAGTCCGGCGCCGTCGCGCACCCGGACCGGCAGGTGCGGCACGCCGGCGGTGTGCAAATCCCGGACCAGCCGCGGGTCGGCGACCAGATAGTCGCTCAGCACCACCATGTCCGCGCTCGCCGCCGACACCGACGCACCTGCGTGGCTGGTCTGCGCGATCCGTGCCCCCGAGCATCGCAGTGCCTCGACCAGCAGATCCGAAAGCGGACCGCGGCCGTGCACCCGGATCGACAGGGCCCGCGCGACCGGCTGCCGCGTCCGGCCGTGGACGACGCCGTTGGTGATCAGGGCCTGCAGGATTTGTTCGACGACGGGCCCGGCCAGCCCGTGGGTGGCGGCCAGCCGGAGCAGTTCGGCCATGCCGAGCGGAATCTGCATGCTGCGCAGCAACGCGGCCAGCGCCGCAGGGGTGGTGCCGTCAGGTGGGCGGACCAGGACCGCGCGGCGCGGATCCCAGCCCACCTGCACCGCGCCGTCGGGTCGCAGCAGCACCGGCATGGCCGGGTCGAGCGCGTAGAGCACCAGCCGACTGTGGCACCTGCGGGGTGCCGCGCGGCTCAGCTATCCACAGGCCCGTCGGCGTCGGGCTTGTCTTGGTCCGT
This window encodes:
- a CDS encoding WhiB family transcriptional regulator, which codes for MSTSTVRQEKLPVLPCHVGNPDLWFAESPMDLEHAKVLCGECPIRRQCLAAALERGEPWGVWGGEIIERGTVVQRKRPRGRPRKEVIAA
- a CDS encoding TOMM precursor leader peptide-binding protein translates to MPVLLRPDGAVQVGWDPRRAVLVRPPDGTTPAALAALLRSMQIPLGMAELLRLAATHGLAGPVVEQILQALITNGVVHGRTRQPVARALSIRVHGRGPLSDLLVEALRCSGARIAQTSHAGASVSAASADMVVLSDYLVADPRLVRDLHTAGVPHLPVRVRDGAGLVGPLVIPGVTSCLACADLHRTDRDEAWPAVAAQLRDVIGNADRPTVLATVAVALGQLQRIITAVRGQEAAGTPPATLNTTLQIDVTSNTISARRWSRHPNCHC
- the tpx gene encoding thiol peroxidase; its protein translation is MAQITLRGNPINTVGDLPAVGAQAPAFDLTGTDLGSVDSSQFDGKGLVLNIFPSVDTPVCAVSVRTFNERAAATGVPVVNVSKDLPFAQKRFCGAEGIENVVTASAFRSSFGEDFGITIADGPMAGLLGRAVVVVGADGKVVYTELVPEIGTEPNYDAALAAVS
- a CDS encoding macrolide-binding ATPase MABP-1, which translates into the protein MVRDDGDVADIKRGRAARNVKLASIPVGFAGRAALGFGKRLTGKSKDEVSAELVEKAANQLFTVLGELKGGAMKVGQALSVMEAAIPEEFGEPYREALTKLQKDAPPLPAAKVHRVLDGQLGTKWRERFTSFDDTPVASASIGQVHKGVWSDGREVAVKIQYPGADEALRADLKTMQRMVSVFKQLSPGADVQGVVDELIERTEMELDYRLESDNQRAFAKAYEGHPHFVVPHVVASSPKVMITEWIDGVPMSHIIREGTPQERDLCGTRLIELTFDAPSRLGMMHGDAHPGNFMMLPDGRMGVIDFGAVGPLPDGLPIEIGQIICLARDKNYDELLPTMERVGFIQKGEQVSASEIDDMLRQYVEPIEVEVFHYTRRWLQKMAAANMNVSSQQIKTARAMDLPAKLAIPLRVIASTVAISCQLDAHVPTRELAARLVPGFAEPEPAQ